TGGCCTTGCCCAGCCCGGCGCCGACATAACCACGTTGATCGCCGACCACCACCAGCGCGGAGAACGAGAACCGGCGCCCGCCCTTGACGACCTTGGCGACGCGGTTGATGAAGACCACGCTGTCGACGAGCTCGCCGACCTCTTCGTAATTGATGACCATGCTGTTCCTTTTTTCCCGTCTACCGATTCTTTAGAACTTCAGGCCCGCTTCGCGGGCGCCGTCGGCCAGGGCCGAGACGCGGCCGTGATATTTGTAGCCAGCCCGATCGAAGACCACCTTGTCGATCCCCTTTTCCAGGCACTTCTTGGCGATGGCGGCGCCGACCAGCTTGGCGCGATCCTTCTTCTTGCCTTTGGCCTCGCCGGCGGCAGCGGCCGCCCCTTCTTTGGTGAGCTGATCGGAGACCG
This genomic window from Polyangia bacterium contains:
- the rplR gene encoding 50S ribosomal protein L18, with product MSANSKSESRKKRHRAIRKRIEGSPERPRLAVFRSTRHIYAQVIDDLSRKTLLSVSDQLTKEGAAAAAGEAKGKKKDRAKLVGAAIAKKCLEKGIDKVVFDRAGYKYHGRVSALADGAREAGLKF